Genomic segment of Oncorhynchus keta strain PuntledgeMale-10-30-2019 unplaced genomic scaffold, Oket_V2 Un_contig_3116_pilon_pilon, whole genome shotgun sequence:
AGTGGCGTGTTCACCATGCTGGGGGCGGAGCCAGACATGCTGGTGTTGGCAAATAGCAGGTTCCCGTtcccgtccagggtggtgatggggAAGGACCCGCTGGAGGCCAGAGCACTCAACACACCTTGGATGGTGGCTAGCGCTCCTCCAAAACCTGCAGTAGTTAGGTTCAGTAAGGCCCCCCCTGTGTTGAACTGCGATGAAGGCATGAGACCCGGGCTGATTCCCGCCGCTGCAGCTGCCATTGCAGCCAGACCCCCGCCGTTGCTGTAGAGCATTTGCCCCGCCTGCGTCATGGTAACGGCTGGCTGTGACATGGTTGTCAcggaggaggagggtgtgtggGACATAGAGGGGACTGTAGGGGTGCTGGAGATGACGGATGCTGTGTTGCCGGTGGCTGGCACCAGGGTCCTGTCTGTGAGGCTGAAACTGGTGACAGGCAGAGAGGGGGTGACAGTCACAGTGGTCTGGGGTACAGTGTTCACCAGGCTGGCAGTAGTAGGGGACGAGAAGATGGACTTCTGGAAAGCTGAGCTGCTGGGAGGGTTGATCCTCTTCTCCTTCTGCCGGCGGTTACAGAACCACACCCGGATCACCTCCTTCTCCATGTTCAGCTGGTCTGCTATCAGGGAGATCTCGTCTGACGACGGCTTCTGGTTTTGCTGGAGGAAGCTCTTCTCCAGGGCCACACGGATGTTGGTGTCGATGCTGGTCCTCTTCTTGCGGCGCCGGCTATTGAGGTCAGACGCCAGGCTGGGTGACCCATGACCAGAGCCcaggggactgaggctggggctggACTCTGAGCTCACATTCTCTGCGTCGTTGAGCCACTTCTCCAGCAGCGGTTTCAGCTTACACATGTTCTTGAAGCTCAGGTTGAGTGCTTCAAAGCGGGAGATGGTGGTCTGGCTGAAGTCATTACCATACAGCTTCCCCATGGCCAGCCCCACGTCACCCTGTGTGAAGCCCAgtctgtggggtggccagtcctcttctggctgtgctgggtggagattataacagaacgtggccaagatgttcaaatgttcataaatgaccagcatggttgaataatagtaaggcagaacagttgaaactggagcaggagcatggccaggtggactggggacagcaaggagtcctcatgtcaggtagtcctgggacatggtcctagggcccaggccagttgaaactggagcagcagcatggccaggtggactggggacagcaaggagtcatcatgtcaggtagtcctggggc
This window contains:
- the LOC127923722 gene encoding POU domain, class 2, transcription factor 1-like; translation: MGKLYGNDFSQTTISRFEALNLSFKNMCKLKPLLEKWLNDAENVSSESSPSLSPLGSGHGSPSLASDLNSRRRKKRTSIDTNIRVALEKSFLQQNQKPSSDEISLIADQLNMEKEVIRVWFCNRRQKEKRINPPSSSAFQKSIFSSPTTASLVNTVPQTTVTVTPSLPVTSFSLTDRTLVPATGNTASVISSTPTVPSMSHTPSSSVTTMSQPAVTMTQAGQMLYSNGGGLAAMAAAAAGISPGLMPSSQFNTGGALLNLTTAGFGGALATIQGVLSALASSGSFPITTLDGNGNLLFANTSMSGSAPSMVNTPLFLNPQSLSLLGSNPVSFIPASALSLQLTAGTNTITTATTPVNTIVRASKAQ